In Rutidosis leptorrhynchoides isolate AG116_Rl617_1_P2 chromosome 2, CSIRO_AGI_Rlap_v1, whole genome shotgun sequence, one genomic interval encodes:
- the LOC139889835 gene encoding protein argonaute 4-like, with protein MSLSEKPCNQQLFSLRQKSRDENGEFKTDEVTVYDYFVNIRKLNLRYSAELPCINVGKPKKPIFLPIEFCSLVSLQRYTKSLNTMQRASLVEKSRQKPQERMRVLTDALRLNNYDAEPLLKSCGISINNSFTQVEGRVLPAPRLKVGNGEDFFPRNGRWNFNNKKLVDPTTITKWAVVNFSARCDIRNLVRDLIKCGGLKGIKIEDPFEVFEESPQNRRAPPLVRVEKMFEYIQSKLPGAPQFLLCLLPERKNSDLYGPWKKKNLADYGIVTQCIAPTRVNDQYLTNVLLKINAKLGGLNSKLAVEVNPSIPLVSKTPTIILGMDVSHGQPGQSDVPSIAAVVSSRHYPLISRYRASVRTQSPKVEMIDSLFKKVSDTEDEGIMRELLLDFYVTSAKRKPEQIIIFRDGVSESQFSQVLNIELDQIIEACKFLDDKWCPKFLVIIAQKNHHTKFFQPGSPDNVAPGTVIDNKVCHPRNNDFYMCAHAGMIGTTRPTHYHVLYDEIGFSADDLQELVHSLSYVYQRSTTAISVVAPICYAHLAATQMSQFMKFEEHSETSSSHGGTGVTSAGAVPVPQLPKLQENVCNSMFFC; from the exons ATGAGTTTGAGTGAGAAACCTTGCAATCAGCAGCT GTTTTCATTGAGACAAAAGTCAAGGGACGAGAATGGTGAATTTAAGACAGATGAAGTCACTGTGTACGATTATTTTGTGAATATTCGCAAACTTAATCTGCGCTACTCTGCTGAGCTACCATGCATCAATGTTGGGAAGCCAAAAAAGCCTATATTTCTTCCTATCGAG TTCTGCTCATTGGTTTCCTTGCAACGCTACACAAAATCACTGAATACAATGCAACGAGCCAGTTTGGTGGAGAAATCCCGCCAAAAGCCACAAGAAAGAATGAGGGTTTTGACTGAT GCTTTAAGACTCAACAATTATGATGCTGAGCCTCTGCTGAAATCTTGTGGCATTTCGATTAACAACAGTTTTACACAAGTTGAAGGAAGAGTTCTTCCAGCACCAAGG CTGAAAGTAGGAAATGGTGAAGATTTCTTTCCGCGAAATGGCCGCTGGAACTTTAACAACAAG AAACTTGTGGATCCCACAACTATCACCAAAtgggcagttgttaacttctctgctAGATGTGACATTCGTAACCTTGTAAGGGATTTGATCAAATGTGGAGGCTTGAAAGGAATT AAAATTGAAGATCCTTTTGAGGTGTTTGAGGAGAGTCCTCAAAATAGGCGGGCTCCACCACTTGTTAGAGTCGAGAAAATGTTCGAGTACATTCAGTCCAAACTTCCTGGTGCTCCACAGTTTCTACTTTGCTTGTTACCCGAGAGGAAGAACTCTGATCTCTATG GTCCTTGGAAGAAGAAGAATCTTGCTGATTATGGAATAGTAACTCAATGCATTGCTCCCACGAGGGTCAATGATCAGTATTTGACTAATGTACTGTTGAAGATTAATGCCAAG CTCGGAGGATTGAACTCAAAGCTAGCTGTTGAAGTTAACCCGTCAATTCCACTTGTATCCAAGACCCCAACAATCATTCTTGGGATGGACGTTTCTCATGGCCAGCCTGGACAGTCTGATGTCCCCTCAATTGCTGCG GTTGTTAGTTCACGTCACTATCCGTTGATCTCTCGTTATAGAGCTTCTGTGCGTACTCAGTCCCCGAAAGTGGAAATGATAGACTCTTTGTTTAAAAAGGTTTCTGATACCGAGGATGAAGGTATCATGAG GGAGCTTCTTCTTGACTTTTACGTGACCTCAGCCAAGCGAAAGCCCGAGCAGATCATTATCTTCAG GGATGGTGTTAGTGAGTCACAGTTCTCTCAGGTTCTCAACATCGAGTTGGACCAAATTATCGAG GCATGCAAATTTCTGGATGATAAATGGTGCCCTAAATTCCTTGTAATAATTGCCCAAAAGAATCACCACACTAAGTTCTTCCAGCCAGGATCTCCCGATAATGTTGCACCTG GAACGGTAATTGATAACAAGGTGTGTCATCCCCGTAACAATGATTTTTATATGTGTGCGCATGCTGGAATGATA GGTACAACAAGGCCAACACATTATCATGTGCTGTATGATGAAATCGGGTTTTCAGCTGATGATCTCCAGGAGCTTGTACACTCTCTGTCATATGT TTACCAAAGAAGCACTACTGCAATTTCTGTTG TTGCACCTATTTGCTATGCGCATTTAGCAGCCACACAGATGTCTCAGTTCATGAAGTTTGAGGAACACTCGGAGACATCTTCGAGCCATGGTGGAACTGGTGTTACGTCTGCTGGAGCAGTGCCAGTACCTCAGTTACCAAAATTGCAGGAGAATGTCTGCAATTCTATGTTTTTCTGTTAA
- the LOC139889837 gene encoding putative disease resistance RPP13-like protein 1: MAEVMVSEILIVLFEKLTSEGVKKIVRSWGIQSEIKKLERILLQIQALLNDASEKEVTNEAVKLWLNALQHLAYDIDDILDGLATEAMHREFNEEYVGSTCKVKIPTWFTNFSLSNRMGRKLDDITAKLEDLEKEKTRLGLVVKEDRPKNINRKYQTSMGGVGKTTLARLLYNDNQVKDHFDLKAWVCVSDDFDRFGISKVIFQSVAGQNKEFADLNLLQVDLKNLLTGKRFLLVLDDVWSESYDDWETLVTPFHACAPGSKIILTTRKEQLLKKIGYNHIDHLQSLPHDESLSLVALHALGVNNFDLHPKLKPYGEGIVEKCGDLPLALKAVGRLLRSKGNGEENWKEVLNSDIWRLEDGGGIKALKLSYHDLSACLKRLFAYCSLFPKDYIFDKRELVLLWMAEGFLHHSIPDKSEEDFGHECFDELLSRSFFQHAPSDRLLFVMHDLMNDLATSIAGEFFVRLDNKMEEKDKGSKGLEKYRHMSFVREEYGAYKKFKAFEGARSLRTFLATSVGVIKRWDYFYLSNKILVDILPELPLLRVLNLSNFQISEVPESIGNLRHLRYLNLSRTEITQLPESVCNLYNLQTLILFGCESLVKLPNNLSKLKNLRHFDIRKTPGLNNMPLEMGNLNSLQTLSKIILGGENGRFKTSELKELKNLCGEISIECLEKVQNVTHVQEANFSHKRISKLEVKWSDDEFDGCHRNHVLEKEALEGLKPHNDTLKKLKIVSYGGIELPNWVAHPSFGGLSRVSISGCKKCTCLPSLGQLQSLEELFIGGMDEVYNVGFEFLGTTGVGVSFTSLKTLCFENMKGWESWSTKSGVVFPCLEKLIIVGCPNLVQVSIEALPPLRHLAITKCDHIVLISLVRAASSVTTLFLNGISGLTDEVWRGVIEYVGEVEELFIWRCDEIRYLWESKVKASRVLVSLRMLSVSNCNNLVSLGEREEEDDGDDDDKNGNNLLLTSLKLLQISNCNRMERCRCPNNIETLSIEFCDSLTDVSFLSREGGHNLKSLTTWCCKGGDKMLINNNNNNNKAMLLLQHVRIDNFRNLKLILEMKCFVHLTRLEIRNCESLESIPDQQLPDLTSLTELAICKCPKMDGSFPRGLWPPKLKILTIGKLKKPISEWGPQNFPTSLVNLSLCGNDDDDDDDHLRIKDCPKMKHLLLPSSLTSLDIRFLEELETISKGLQHLTSLQHLQILCCPKLKDLPQMLPSLLSLAITDCPKLKERCSKSKSRRGSYNYNYWPLISHIPKIDIDNELQ, translated from the exons ATGGCTGAGGTTATGGTTTCTGAGATCCTCATAGTTCTTTTTGAGAAATTAACTTCTGAAGGTGTTAAGAAAATTGTTCGCTCTTGGGGAATTCAATCCGAGATCAAGAAGTTGGAGAGAATATTGTTGCAGATCCAAGCTTTGCTTAATGATGCTTCTGAAAAGGAAGTAACTAATGAAGCTGTTAAACTGTGGTTAAATGCTCTCCAACATTTGGCTTACGATATAGACGATATACTCGATGGTTTAGCAACGGAGGCTATGCACCGTGAGTTCAACGAAGAATATGTTGGCAGCACCTGCAAGGTAAAAATCCCAACTTGGTTTACAAATTTCTCACTAAGTAATCGTATGGGTCGCAAGTTAGATGATATCACTGCCAAGTTGGAAGATTTGGAAAAAGAAAAAACTAGGCTTGGTTTGGTTGTGAAAGAAGATAGGCCAAAAAATATAAATAGAAAATACCAAACCTCTATGGGTGGGGTTGGTAAAACGACTCTAGCCAGACTTTTGTATAACGACAACCAGGTGAAGGATCACTTCGATCTCAAGGCGTGGGTTTGTGTTTCAGATGATTTTGATCGTTTTGGTATAAGCAAAGTTATCTTTCAATCTGTAGCTGGCCAGAATAAAGAATTTGCAGATTTAAATCTACTTCAAGTAGATCTTAAAAATCTACTTACGGGGAAACGTTTTCTGTTAGTGTTGGATGATGTATGGAGCGAAAGTTATGACGATTGGGAAACTCTGGTTACTCCATTTCATGCATGTGCTCCTGGAAGTAAAATCATCTTGACAACAAGGAAGGAACAACTGCTCAAGAAGATTGGCTATAATCATATAGACCATCTGCAGAGCTTGCCACATGATGAATCTCTATCTTTGGTTGCTTTACATGCTTTGGGTGTAAATAACTTTGATTTACATCCCAAACTTAAACCATATGGAGAAGGTATTGTGGAAAAATGTGGCGATTTGCCTTTGGCTTTGAAAGCAGTTGGGAGGTTGTTGAGGAGCAAAGGAAATGGAGAAGAAAATTGGAAGGAAGTGTTGAATAGTGATATATGGAGACTAGAAGATGGAGGTGGGATAAAAGCCCTTAAATTAAGCTACCATGATCTTTCCGCGTGTTTAAAGCGGTTGTTCGCATACTGTTCTTTGTTTCCAAAAGACTATATATTTGATAAGAGGGAGTTGGTTCTGTTGTGGATGGCGGAAGGATTTTTGCACCATTCGATTCCAGACAAGTCAGAAGAGGACTTTGGCCATGAATGTTTTGATGAGTTGTTGTCTAGGTCATTTTTTCAGCATGCACCAAGTGACAGATTGTTATTTGTGATGCATGACTTGATGAATGACTTGGCGACATCAATTGCTGGTGAATTTTTTGTTAGGTTAGATAATAAGATGGAGGAGAAGGATAAAGGGAGTAAAGGATTGGAAAAGTATCGCCATATGTCATTTGTTCGTGAGGAATATGGAGCCTATAAAAAGTTCAAGGCATTCGAAGGAGCTAGAAGTTTGAGAACGTTCTTGGCAACGTCTGTTGGGGTGATAAAAAGATGGGATTATTTCTACTTATCTAATAAGATTTTGGTTGACATACTTCCGGAGCTACCCTTGCTAAGGGTTCTCAATTTAAGCAATTTCCAGATAAGTGAGGTCCCAGAGTCAATCGGAAATTTGAGGCATTTGCGGTATCTTAATTTATCTCGAACTGAGATCACACAACTACCAGAGAGTGTCTGCAATCTCTATAATTTACAGACACTGATCCTGTTTGGATGTGAAAGTTTAGTCAAGTTGCCCAACAACTTGTCAAAGCTTAAGAATCTGCGGCACTTTGACATCAGAAAAACTCCAGGTTTGAATAATATGCCCTTAGAGATGGGTAATTTAAACAGCCTACAAACACTCTCCAAAATCATTCTTGGAGGTGAAAACGGCCGATTTAAAACTTCTGAGTTGAAAGAATTAAAGAACCTGTGCGGGGAGATCTCTATAGAATGTTTGGAAAAAGTGCAGAATGTAACTCATGTACAAGAGGCAAACTTTTCGCACAAGAGGATTAGCAagttagaagtgaaatggagtgatgaTGAGTTTGATGGTTGTCACCGTAACCATGTGCTTGAAAAGGAGGCTCTAGAAGGGCTGAAGCCTCATAATGATACTTTAAAAAAACTCAAAATAGTGTCATACGGAGGAATAGAGCTTCCAAATTGGGTTGCACATCCCTCTTTTGGTGGGTTGTCACGTGTATCGATAAGTGGCTGTAAAAAGTGTACATGTTTACCATCACTTGGGCAGCTACAGTCACTTGAGGAGTTGTTTATTGGAGGCATGGATGAGGTGTATAATGTGGGTTTCGAGTTTCTTGGTACTACTGGTGTTGGTGTTTCATTCACGTCACTTAAAACTCTATGCTTTGAAAATATGAAGGGGTGGGAGTCATGGTCAACAAAAAGTGGGGTAGTGTTTCCGTGCCTTGAGAAGCTTATTATAGTAGGATGTCCTAATCTGGTACAAGTATCAATCGAAGCATTGCCACCACTAAGACATCTAGCAATTACCAAGTGTGATCACATTGTGTTGATAAGTTTGGTTCGTGCAGCTTCATCAGTCACCACGTTATTCCTAAACGGTATTTCAGGTCTTACTGATGAGGTGTGGAGAGGTGTTATAGAATATGTAGGGGAAGTTGAAGAATTATTTATATGGAGGTGTGATGAGATAAGATACTTGTGGGAATCAAAAGTAAAGGCAAGTAGGGTTCTTGTGAGTTTAAGGATGTTGTCTGTATCTAATTGTAATAATTTGGTGAGTCTTGGAGAGAGAGAGGAggaagatgatggtgatgatgatgataagaatgGAAACAATCTCCTCCTCACATCTCTTAAACTACTTCAAATATCTAATTGTAATAGAATGGAGCGTTGTAGGTGTCCAAACAACATTGAGACATTGAGTATTGAATTTTGTGATTCACTTACAGATGTTTCCTTTTTATCAAGAGAAGGAGGACATAATCTTAAGTCACTTACAACTTGGTGTTGTAAAGGAGGAGACAAGATgcttatcaacaacaacaacaacaacaacaaagccaTGCTTTTGCTTCAACATGTACGTATAGACAATTTTCGGAATCTGAAACTCATCCTTGAAATGAAGTGCTTTGTTCATCTGACCCGTTTAGAAATTCGCAATTGTGAAAGCCTGGAATCAATTCCCGATCAGCAATTGCCGGATCTCACCTCGTTAACAGAACTGGCCATTTGCAAATGTCCAAAAATGGATGGTTCATTTCCTCGAGGGCTTTGGCCTCCAAAATTGAAAATCTTAACAATAGGCAAGTTGAAGAAGCCCATATCAGAGTGGGGCCCACAGAATTTCCCAACGTCACTCGTTAACCTAAGCTTATgtggaaatgatgatgatgatgatgatgat CATCTTAGAATTAAAGACTGCCCAAAGATGAAACATCTCTTACTTCCATCATCTCTTACTTCTCTCGATATAAGATTTTTGGAGGAATTGGAAACAATTTCAAAGGGACTGCAACACCTCACCTCCCTCCAACATCTTCAAATTTTATGTTGCCCAAAGTTGAAAGATCTACCACAAATGTTGCCTTCACTTCTCAGTTTGGCAATCACTGATTGCCCGAAGCTGAAAGAAAGGTGTAGTAAAAGTAAAAGTAGAAGAGGATCCTACAACTACAACTACTGGCCCCTCATCTCCCATATCCCCAAAATCGACATAGACAATGAGTTGCAATGA